A single region of the Plasmodium reichenowi strain SY57 chromosome 9, whole genome shotgun sequence genome encodes:
- a CDS encoding ubiquitin-like protein, putative produces the protein MAEERNTIKIKIKSINNEEYELNVKDDMNIEELKSIIAEKRNVNINDIRLIYQGQCLLNEKKLYDYNIQNDHIIHLVVRKKDNNTNNNNNNSNNNAEHVNDNMSNNRTYEHVNEPLNFNFIPNMNQSNSGNQASNNNIPNSSSIPFYFTHMRLSRNDNMENDLMGQNNICSLLNDIMSQVNINPNFIYGAAAAAATSAANAHENIFTNMMNQNMTDMNMNANQRRENTGEKNNTTTNNNNNSAYNNNNNHNNSGHNNINEEEKNQHKKNTETSLNKDSRGSSNSTSNFIPNGKKDNKQRNVKEEEIIEEEKSTNQRDYYKDNKNDTKIYDEEQDDKHKDNFHNKNSVDIHRNKYERDDTKYESDEKKYKSDEKKLENYDEKEDLEKKQKRKNKINDKKIYQKNEIRAKHEYNSNNSGSSSDGKKSNSSYSALYTSNNEEEGEDDDEEDEDEDEEEDVENEQNKKYNDLKKKNKTKITNKHKKKKYYDSNSSISPNEDAYVERIRRDDRFRNEYDNLLDPNFHYPYMYNMNPMNHVNNMNMVGPYQAPHKFVHSNNFSKYTYPFIGAPTIIKDLKNERNKKKKSKHIYQRDDVSEICDNGKDIKLECYLKSKEMKKKKKDEKKSKEKNENKKKDNIKDNMKNKKYREQYMKNIYNNNTVDLNNSNNIYNPNIATSKNIVDMSNLIKNSNECYSGGIEDSYFSKNNYANIVPFNDIERNNQLIRNDSLRRNSRIVFNDENIEDGEYLSSENSVSANMRSIQMTSNNRRNSAIRRSHMKCLNDINDSEYNNVEINIPWRVIEQLLLLLEEETGYRRPDLSSYIHSYYNSNSIYVFFYLFVHINNIINSIIIQFNHANILNNDITMASFSRISLILSLASVVFSRLSNFFYVFYDNFYYQNFTNSYNRYPGSINHEFLRQIRNLYFSNNNNNRMHNNMNTNFYSYNNDPIYRNNNMHGMNQPINNNNNNNYYYYPNRFFRNSTYHNSTSNMNINADMYGSTNNVNNNVNRNNYYPLPYDMRNSANRTNLQQEFEDYYKNFLPYVSDNKNMILRRDYSVSHKEGGNNYHMNGKEDNYRSSRAHKLSNHDNYMERYKTRGKQSMHDNINENDHNNEYNNNNDNNNDYINNNNPFVQLDKQGGKHLSHKSHKKTNDDKDKKKKNHYKKKISNENNLFKDTTSYKSKSPSDSFSDATSSHQEKQEKKNNLLNENASNKLNESTGNDADHIQNEDNKMSSQNKEIINDNKNDTNGEEKGNVNDDFVNDNFIYYDSNIDDIYDKSDEEKERQLQKGQNNKGYVVEPDDDDDDNNNDNNINSYEERQNTPINASLNIVNNIINNQYDHVNIIENQSDISQPPMPNINFSSLLNSVQNHMANNDINEEQPNDKFEGVPDEVKERYTNWVENSHIFSGQMIKICRNKRPLSNAYVGSIASKDNISYSNFLPFLWKKNMSSLNVEYDLEITDELLNAFDFHVLEFIKKSIKNNEDYKSEKFKYPNLSLCEELFEEMEQNKDN, from the exons atgGCCGAAGAAAGGAATAcaataaagataaaaataaaaagcATAAACAATGAAGAATATGAACTAAATGTAAAAGATGATATGAATAtagaagaattaaaaagtataatTGCTGAAAAGAGAAATGTTAATATAAACGATATAAGATTAATATATCAAGGACAAtgtttattaaatgaaaaaaaattatatgattataatatacagaatgatcatataatacatttagTTGTTAGaaaaaaggataataatacaaacaataataataataatagtaataataatgcaGAACATgttaatgataatatgaGCAATAATAGGACTTATGAACATGTGAATGAACcattaaattttaattttatacCTAATATGAATCAGTCAAATAGTGGAAACCAAGcaagtaataataatataccaAACAGTTCATCTATaccattttattttacgCATATGAGATTATCAAGAAATGATAATATGGAAAATGATTTGATGGgacaaaataatatatgcTCATTATTAAACGATATAATGAGTCAAGTTAATATAAACCcaaattttatttatggAGCAGCAGCTGCTGCAGCTACTAGTGCAGCAAATGCacatgaaaatatatttactaaTATGATGAACCAGAATATGACAGATATGAATATGAATGCTAATCAGAGAAGGGAAAACACCggagaaaaaaataatacaacaactaataataataataatagtgcttataataataataataatcataataatagtggccataataatattaatgaagaagaaaagaaccaacataaaaaaaatacagaAACATCACTAAACAAAGACAGTCGTGGAAGTAGTAATAGTACATCCAATTTTATTCCAAACGGAAAGAAAGATAATAAACAAAGAAATgtaaaagaagaagaaattatagaagaagaaaaatcTACCAATCAACGAGATTATTATAAAGATAACAAAAACGATACAAAAATTTATGATGAAGAACAAGATGATAAACACAAAGATAATTTCCATAATAAGAACTCTGTTGACATCCATAGAAACAAATATGAGAGAGATGATACAAAATATGAGAgtgatgaaaaaaaatataaaagtgatgagaaaaaattagaaaattatgatgaaaaagaagatttagaaaaaaaacaaaaaagaaaaaataagattaatgataaaaaaatatatcaaaaaaatgaaatacGTGCAAAACATGAATACAATTCGAATAATTCTGGAAGTAGTTCAGATGGGAAAAAATCAAATAGTTCATATTCAGCTTTGTATACTAGTAATAATGAAGAGGAAGGtgaagatgatgatgaagaagatgAGGATGAAGATGAGGAAGAAGATGTAgaaaatgaacaaaataaaaaatataatgatctgaaaaaaaaaaacaaaacaaaaatcacaaataaacataaaaagaaaaaatattatgattcCAATAGTAGCATATCTCCTAATGAAGATGCTTATGTTGAAAGAATTAGAAGAGATGATAGATTCAGAAATGAATATGATAACTTGTTAGATCCAAATTTTCATTATccatatatgtataatatgAACCCAATGAATcatgtaaataatatgaatatggTAGGTCCATATCAAGCACCACATAAATTCGTTCATAGTAATAATTTCAGCAAATATACGTATCCATTCATAGGAGCTCctacaataataaaagacTTGAAGAATGAAAGgaataaaaagaagaaaagtAAACATATTTATCAAAGAGATGACGTCAGCGAAATATGTGATAATGGGAAAGATATTAAATTAGAGTgttatttaaaaagtaaagagatgaaaaaaaagaaaaaagatgaaaaaaaaagcaaagagaaaaatgaaaacaaaaaaaaagataatatcaaagataatatgaaaaataaaaaatatagagaacaatatatgaaaaatatatacaataacAATACAGTTGATCttaataatagtaataatatatataatccAAATATAGCTAcatcaaaaaatattgtgGACATGTcgaatttaataaaaaattcgAATGAATGTTATTCTGGAGGTATAGAGGATAGctatttttcaaaaaataattatgcTAATATTGTACCATTTAATGATATAGAAAGAAATAATCAATTGATTAGAAACGATTCATTAAGAAGAAATTCAAGAATTGTTTttaatgatgaaaatatagaaGATGGAGAATATTTATCATCAGAAAACTCAGTGTCTGCAAATATGAGATCTATACAAATGACTAGTAATAATAGAAGAAATAGTGCTATAAGAAGAAGTCATATGAAATGTTTAAATGATATTAATGATTCTGAATATAACAATgttgaaataaatattccTTGGAGAGTTATAGAACagttattattattattagaagAAGAAACAGGATATAGAAGACCAGatttatcatcatatatacattcttattataattctaattctatatatgtatttttctatttatttgtgcatattaataatataattaatagtattataatacaatTTAATCATGCAAATATActtaataatgatataacCATGGCATCTTTTTCGAGAATTAGtttaattttatcattaGCATCCGTTGTATTTTCTAGATTatcaaattttttttatgttttttatgataatttctattatcaaaattttACGAATTCATATAATAGATATCCAGGATCTATAAATCATGAATTCTTGAGACAAATAAGAAATTTGTATTTTTctaataacaataataatcgtatgcataataatatgaatactaatttttatagttataataatgatcctatatatagaaataataatatgcaTGGTATGAATCAAcctattaataataataataataataattattattattatcctAATCGATTTTTTAGAAATAGCACATATCATAATAGTACTAgtaatatgaatataaatgCTGATATGTATGGTAGTACAaataatgttaataataatgtgaatcgcaataattattatcctCTACCATATGATATGAGAAATAGTGCGAACCGTACCAACTTACAACAAGAATTTGaagattattataaaaactTTTTACCGTATGTTTctgataataaaaatatgatcCTTAGAAGAGATTATTCAGTAAGTCACAAAGAAGGAGgaaataattatcatatgaATGGAAAAGAAGATAATTATAGAAGTAGTAGAGCTCACAAATTATCAAATcatgataattatatggAAAGATATAAAACACGAGGTAAACAAAGTATGCATGATAACATCAATGAAAATGATCATAAcaatgaatataataataataatgataataataatgattatattaataataataaccCTTTTGTGCAGTTAGATAAACAAGGAGGAAAACATTTATCGCATAAAAGccataaaaaaacaaatgatgataaagacaaaaaaaaaaaaaatcattataaaaaaaaaatttcaaatgaaaataatttatttaaagatACTACTTCttataaaagtaaaagTCCGAGCGATAGTTTTAGTGATGCAACAAGTAGTCATCAAGaaaaacaagaaaaaaagaataatcTGCTTAATGAAAATGCatcaaataaattaaaCGAAAGTACAGGTAATGATGCAGATCATATacaaaatgaagataataaaatgtctagtcaaaataaagaaataattaatgataataaaaatgatacGAATGGTGAAGAGAAAGGAAATGTAAATGATGATTTTGTAAATGataatttcatttattatgatagtaatatagatgatatatatgacaaatctgatgaagaaaaagaaagacAATTACAAAAAGGACAAAATAACAAAGGTTATGTAGTAGAACCCGAcgatgatgatgatgataataataatgataataatattaatagttATGAAGAAAGACAAAATACACCTATTAATGCAAGCTTAAATAtagtaaataatattataaataatcaatatgatcatgtaaatattattgaAAATCAAAGTGACATATCACAACCCCCTATGccaaatattaatttttcaaGCCTTTTGAATAGTGTACAAAACCATATGGCTAATAATGACATTAATGAGGAGCAGCCAAATGATAAG TTTGAAGGAGTTCCCGATGAAGTAAAAGAGAGATACACAAACTGGGTTGAGAATTCTCACATTTTTTCGGGACag atgataaaaatttgTAGGAACAAGAGGCCATTGAGCAATGCATACGTTGGAAGTATTGCTTCAAAGGATAATATATCGTATAGTAATTTCTTACCCTTTttatggaaaaaaaatatgagTTCATTAAATGTAGAATATGATTTGGAAATAACTGatgaattattaaatgCCTTTGATTTTCACGTACTtgaatttataaaaaaatctATTAAGAATAATGAAGATTATAAAAGTGAGAAATTTAAATATCCAAATCTTTCTCTTTGTGAAGAATTATTTGAAGAAATGGAACAAAATAAGGACAACTGA
- a CDS encoding nucleolar preribosomal assembly protein, putative yields the protein MNKKEKKKLRYMTKEKRFSIGEIENIDIEKYNTLSRFVKNKNRKNALKGKAYIKKLVLRKQKKEEIRNKKALNIPVEKKLPKTIERLSIFDDNKISLENEKFLLNENCIDEFSDYFKNQKEPNIIITSIKRPSKNTILFMKELSLTFPHIFYEPRLDHSIEYLLNNSIQNQFSTFILVEEGIDHHPKNMFICTLPNGPTAKYSLSNIFYAHKQKSNIEITTLAPEVYITNFNTFIGERIKRQLHTLVPFKPEYKSQKVVVFYNQRDFIFFRHYKYNFVDKKKCNLSEIGPGFTLQLLSLKDGLINDKEKMYEFVIRPDMKVNRKKMYL from the exons ATGAATaagaaagaaaagaaaaagttAAGATATATGACCAAGGAGAAACGTTTCTCCATAGGGGAGATAGAAAATATTGACATtgagaaatataatacattatCAAGATTTGTGAAAAATAAGAATAGAAAAAATGCTTTAAAAGGTAAGgcatatattaaaaaattagtATTACGTAAACAAAAGAAAGAGGAgataagaaataaaaaagcTTTAAATATTCCAGTTGAAAAAAAGTTACCTAAGACAATTGAGAGGTTATCAATTTTTGATGacaataaaatatctttagagaatgaaaaatttttattaaatgaaaattgTATAGATGAATTTAGtgattattttaaaaatcaaaaagaaccaaatataattataacatCAATAAAAAGACCTTCAAAAAAtactatattatttatgaaaGAATTATCATTAACATTTCctcatatattttatgaacCCAGATTAGATCATTCTATAGAATACCTACTTAACAATTCTATACAAAATCAATTTTctacttttattttagtAGAAGAAGGTATTGATCATCATCCAAAAAATATGTTCATATGTACATTACCAAATGGACCCACTGCCAAATATTCTTTAAgcaatattttttatgcACATAAACAAAAATCTAATATCGAAATAACAACCCTAGCTCCTGAAGTGTATATAACAAATTTTAATACGTTTATCGGAGAGAGAATTAAGAGACAATTACATACGCTAGTACCATTCAAGCCAGAATATAAATCACAAAAAGTTGTAGTTTTTTATAATCAAAGagattttatattttttcgTCATTATAA atataattttgttgataagaaaaaatgtaatTTGAGTGAAATAGGTCCAGGATTTACCCTACAACTACTAAGTCTTAAG GATGGGCTAATTAATGATAAGGAGAAAATGTACGAATTTGTAATTCGACCTGATATGAAAGttaatagaaaaaaaatgtatctctaa
- a CDS encoding dynein intermediate chain 2, ciliary: MKSNLDKKKKKKVQGTTGDIKVTSTEDAENDKRKASIKNNKNETFSRFLFPKNPRAFTNLVEYSFSNEQFVTIENIDHTVFHLDIKSCLVRKDSDEGKKQIELIKKKIEKANAFTLLKDNDYIYHKPKNCFDYIDRYSQTVPRSFKDECTKTEPQEINEICDTVSQSIIYDAYLHEFQKISNGTDGNDKEKYNNDKKDNDDKSKKNNSLSMGLLSDHASSSYSGECSDDDKIGGILFSSESSCSNKTYMFSDNDEFENNKENYEDGSDDYNYYDDNNYEDYDNDDNNDNDDYNDGNIYDNDKNVEINKSSIKNEKDNYDSNMIEEYNKEEEYKDCSYLDEKLKKNKNHLDKLNKNNETRKTKQMRKGDKKKRIKKESISGKHELYFINYKDINEQKHKQLNFIYHDNNIKKNDKKILYKKNFLKTLKLMDRIYNKNNEEEIYLCYKNKNNKNILTKLWIFSLNTYQLVVTDIKFHPLYEDLFAISFKNNDFKINMGILCCFTFKNTKNPEHFLKTNFHIHSIEWSTINTSIIIVGLSNGNICIYDLKKNKKESLIFESNFKELYNRDIISQIIFHPQIKIFYSVSYDGYIYQWKYNHKFTVGEKLLTLEKDIDDYNNTLNIIHTQSITCIDFNPFKINLFLIGTNKGKIYLYSSTYSDHYLNIYNEHTMSINSLSYNKFKRDIFISSSYDWTIRIWAQSRKTSLIIFDIKECVYDVKWSPSLSTCFFVISSNGTGKLHIYDLSIDINKEIICEIITKKRKLRKLCVNKFNEVILIGEENGYIYSYKISYSFNPCYMDYLKGKRDEYFQIEIMDSFLSKVK, from the exons atgaaatcCAATTTagataaaaagaaaaaaaaaaaagttcaAGGCACTACAGGGGATATAAAAGTTACATCAACGGAAGATGCAGAAAACGACAAAAGGAAAGCAtccataaaaaataat AAAAACGAGACGTTCAGTCGATTTTTATTTCCAAAGAATCCAAGGGCATTTACCAACCTTGTAGAATATTCTTTCTCAAATGAACAATTTGTGACAATAGAAAATATTGACCACACCGTTTTTCATCTAGATATAAAATC CTGTTTGGTAAGGAAAGACAGTGACGAAGGAAAGAAACAAATcgaattaataaaaaaaaaaatagaaaaagCAAATGCTTTTACTCTTCTAAAAGATAACG attatatttatcataagCCTAAAAATTGTTTTGATTATATTGATAGATATTCCCAAACAGTGCCAAGATCATTTAa agATGAATGTACTAAAACTGAACCACAAGAAATAAACGAAATATGTGACACAG TTTCACAGTCAATAATATACGATGCATATCTGCATGaatttcaaaaaatttCAAATGGAACAGACGGAAAT gacaaggaaaaatataataatgataagaAAGACAATGATGATAAAAGCAAAAAGAATAATTCTTTAAGCATGGGCTTACTTTCTGATCATGCATCAAGCTCATATTCAGGAGAGTGCTCAGATGATGACAAGATAGGGggtattttattttcttctgAATCCTCATGTAGTAACAAAACATATATGTTTAGTGATAATGATGAGTTTGAGAATAATAAGGAGAACTATGAAGATGGTAGCGatgattataattattatgatgataataattatgaagattatgataatgacgataataatgataatgatgattataatgatggtaatatttatgataatgataaaaatgtagaaataaataaaagcagtataaaaaatgaaaaggaTAATTATGATAGTAATATGAttgaagaatataataaagaagagGAATATAAAGACTGTTCATACCTtgatgaaaaattaaagaaaaataaaaaccatttagataaattaaataaaaataatgagactagaaaaacaaaacaaatgAGAAAAGgggataaaaaaaaaagaataaaaaaagaatcTATAAGTGGAAAACatgaattatattttataaattataaagatattaatgaacaaaaacataaacaattaaattttatatatcatgataataatataaaaaagaatgataaaaaaatattatataaaaagaattttttaaaaacattaaaattaatggatagaatatataataaaaataatgaagaagaaatatatttatgctataaaaataaaaataataaaaatattttaacaaaattatggattttttcattaaataCATATCAATTAGTTGTAACAGATATAAAATTCCATCCATTGTATGAGGATTTATTTGctatatcttttaaaaataatgattttaaaataaatatggGAATATTATGTTGttttacatttaaaaatacaaaaaatcCTGAACATTTTCTTAAGACAAATTTTCATATACATTCTATTGAATGGTCTACTATAAATACATCTATAATAATTGTTGGTTTGTCTAATGgaaatatatgtatatatgatttaaaaaaaaataaaaaagaatctttaatttttgaaagtaattttaaagaattatataatagaGATATTATTTCACAAATTATATTTCACCctcaaataaaaatattttattctgTCTCATATgatggatatatatatcagtggaaatataatcataaatTTACAGTGGgagaaaaattattaactctagaaaaagatattgacgattataataatacgttgaatataatacatacaCAATCTATTACATGTATAGATTTTAATCCTTTTAAAATCAATTTATTCCTTATAGGAACtaataaaggaaaaatatatctatacTCAAGTACATATTCAGATCATtacttaaatatatataatgagCATACTATGTCGATAAATTCTTTATCTTATAACAAATTTAAAAGGgacatttttatatcttcttCTTATGACTGGACAATAAGAATATGGGCTCAAAGCAGGAAAACATCcttaataatatttgatATCAAGGAG TGCGTATATGATGTTAAGTGGTCTCCTTCTTTATCCACCTGCTTTTTTGTTATAAGCTCCAATGGAACCGGCAAATTGCACATATATGATTTAAGCATAGacataaataaagaaataatttgtgaaattataacaaaaaaaaggaaattaAGAAAACTTTGTGTAAATAAATTCAATGAAGTTATATTAATAGGAGAAGAAAATGGATAcatttattcatataaaatatcttATTCATTTAATCCGTGTTATATGGATTATTTAAAAGGTAAGCGTGATGAATACTTTCAAATTGAAATCATGGATTCCTTCTTAAGCAAAGTAAAATGA
- a CDS encoding hypothetical protein (conserved Plasmodium protein, unknown function) has protein sequence MLNLSSLLISKKNIKDDGNNSSENEVGGNNDVSSLNNDCVKIKLINMQEYKTKKLLDERKNVNVWSANNKKDNDKKEKKKEKKKEQPKKKESVVTKPKVVGENDTKKIENKDIENKNVTPKKLFVPSAIKQLQQKEALKNKQTPKKEEELFPDLIQSKKTNKTEKEKKKTQPAKKSKKEKADKKVQESTKEQENEFPQIEEIEKIHFNIFDFIDMEKQTYEHIVRNSEKVLQKYKNRSKFVDSMIMCN, from the coding sequence ATGCTTAACCTCAGCAGCCTATTAATATCCAAGAAGAACATCAAGGATGATGGGAATAATTCCTCAGAAAATGAGGTAGGCGGAAATAATGATGTTTCATCGTTAAATAATGATTGTGTTAAAATCAAGTTAATTAATATGCaagaatataaaacaaaaaaattgttaGATGAACGTAAGAATGTAAATGTTTGGAGTgcaaataataaaaaagataatgataagaaagaaaagaaaaaagagaaaaaaaaagaacagccaaagaaaaaagaatcAGTAGTCACAAAGCCAAAAGTAGTAGGTGAAAAtgatacaaaaaaaattgaaaataaagatatagaaaataaaaatgtaactcccaaaaaattatttgtaCCCTCAGCAATTAAACAACTACAACAAAAAGAAgctttaaaaaataaacaaactcctaaaaaagaagaagaattATTCCCCGATTTAATACAATCAAAAAAAACTAATAAAACCGAAAAagagaagaaaaaaacacaaccagcaaaaaaaagtaaaaaagaaaaagcAGATAAAAAAGTACAGGAATCTACGAAAGAACAAGAAAATGAATTTCCACAAATTGAAgaaattgaaaaaattcattttaACATTTTTGATTTTATTGATATGGAAAAACAAACATACGAACATATAGTTAGAAATTCAGAAAAGGTATTACAGAAGTATAAAAACAGGAGCAAATTTGTAGATTCAATGATTATGTGTAACTAA
- a CDS encoding hypothetical protein (conserved Plasmodium protein, unknown function): MDLKKCVINLILLFYMNKFICYFCFTHNYFGSKNNCSFFLNKNNYIKNINIIDRIKKLSNFELHLIFRKLKDQSMVKSIPGHVRRKKKKKKKKKKGKQDEEPKKKVNKKLARRKLLKFYKLKRKNEGKEENVFDDKEKYSVFDYIEEKMKNPSNNSFNNKVDINMKENDPLFNEGKKKENILLGEKKEEQEQQKYMLEEQENITSENDIRNNENAEDDKYNDLENVETLSKKEDGKIPKKKKKLKKMKKNMHIGKYNRKVYTYKKKVSIDTIHEYILNKQLKDKYILRRDSLKNVFVNMPLFNFYNFYNFFQIDHVEKYNKSKILNLIYYYLYKYKNNVDNKTKYDLIKIDDIMQKYDKITDDKIKMNHYLEYYINMNNNKYLYMNIDKDYTLKKKITDAFTISNINKVDSLHIHNYKVIWTIRNVQEKLFWRFREMGNIPLTTSAFTFAGKKSFKLKIWIDGHKSSKKNYVSIGLKQLEKYSLLDEYICFSLNGIVRGPFTYLSKEYYQNCYNFCKFDELDLQKDELQLSVYVHDGIV, translated from the exons atggatttgaaaaaatgtgttattaatttgattcttttattttatatgaacaaGTTTATATGCTATTTTTGTTTTACTCATAATTACTTTGgaagtaaaaataattgttctttctttttaaataaaaataattatataaaaaatatcaaCATTATTGATCGAATTAAGAAACTTTCCAACTTTGAACTTCATCTGATTTTTAGAAAGTTAAAAGATCAATCAATGGTGAAAAGTATTCCTGGTCATGTgagaagaaaaaagaaaaagaagaagaagaaaaaaaaaggtaaaCAAGATGAAGAACCAAAAAAGAAAGTCAACAAAAAATTAGCAAGGAGGAAATTACTTAAATTCTATAAActtaaaagaaaaaatgaaggaaaagaagaaaatgttttcgatgataaagaaaaatattctgtatttgattatattgaagagaaaatgaaaaatcCATCGaataattcatttaataataaggttgatattaatatgaaagaaaatgatccattatttaatgaggggaaaaaaaaagagaatatattattaggagagaaaaaagaagaacaagaacaacaaaaatatatgttagAAGAACaggaaaatataacaaGTGAGAATGATATAAGGAATAATGAAAATGCTGAagatgataaatataatgatttaGAAAATGTAGAAACATTGAGTAAAAAGGAAGATGGGAAAATacccaaaaaaaaaaaaaaattaaaaaaaatgaaaaaaaatatgcatattggaaaatataatagaaaagtatatacatataaaaaaaaagtttcTATAGATACCATtcatgaatatatattaaacaaacaattaaaagataaatatatattaagaagagattctttaaaaaatgtttttgtaaatatgccgttatttaatttttataatttctatAATTTCTTTCAAATAGATCATgtagaaaaatataacaagtctaaaattttaaatttaatttattattatttatataaatataaaaacaatgTTGATAATAAAACCAAATATGACCTTATCAAAATAGATGATATAATGCAAAAGTATGATAAAATCACagatgataaaataaaaatgaatcattatttagaatattatattaatatgaataataataagtatttatatatgaatatagACAAAGATTATActttgaaaaaaaaaatcacAGATGCCTTTACTATAAGTAATATAAACAAGGTTGATTCACTACAcatacataattataaggTTATATGGACAATACGGAACGTTCAAGAG aAACTATTTTGGAGATTCCGAGAAATGGGAAACATTCCTTTGACTACTTCCGCCTTTACCTTCGCAGGGAAAAAATCATTCAAATTGAAAATATGGATAGATGGGCATAAGTcctcaaaaaaaaa CTATGTAAGTATTGGCTTGAAACAACTTGAAAAGTATTCCTTGCTCGatgaatatatatgctTTTCTCTTAATGGTATTGTTAGAGGACCCTTTACATATTTGTCAAAAGAATATTATCAGAattgttataatttttgtaaattCGATGAACTTGATTTGCAAAAAGATGAATTACAATTAAGTGTTTATGTGCATGATGGTATTGTTTAG